Proteins encoded together in one Salvelinus fontinalis isolate EN_2023a chromosome 6, ASM2944872v1, whole genome shotgun sequence window:
- the LOC129857889 gene encoding receptor expression-enhancing protein 2-like — protein sequence MVSWIISRMVVLAFGTLYPAYSSYKAVKTKNVKEYVKWMMYWIVFALFTTVETLTDLFMSWFPFYFELKIAFVIWLLSPYTKGSSVLYRKFVHPTLSNKEKEIDEYITQAKDRSYETMMRFGKRGLNLAATAAVTAASKGQGVLSEKLRSFSMQDLTLINDGEELGLRSSDPRMRRDAMDDMVTGSSTLSNTLPRAKATRQTRSSMVPHLDESSQHSSDQSDTRSITTEHSDEDYVEKAPVKRTASVRATKKPAAAKTETTTTTTTTKTVKKMPKKKTTTTAIASNNGESQ from the exons ATGGTGTCGTGGATTATCTCCAGGATGGTAGT CCTGGCCTTCGGGACCCTCTACCCGGCCTACTCCTCATACAAGGCCGTCAAGACGAAGAATGTGAAGGAATAT GTGAAATGGATGATGTACTGGATAGTGTTTGCGTTATTCACCACAGTGGAGACCCTCACTGACTTGTTCATGTCCTG GTTTCCTTTCTACTTTGAGTTGAAGATAGCCTTCGTGATCTGGCTCCTGTCTCCGTACACTAAGGGCTCCAGCGTGCTCTACCGCAAGTTCGTCCACCCCACCTTGTCCAACAAGGAGAAG GAAATAGACGAGTACATCACCCAGGCCAAAGACCGTAGTTATGAGACTATGATGAGGTTTGGAAAGAGGGGGCTGAACTTGGCTGCTACGGCCGCCGTCACTGCAGCTAGCAAG GGCCAGGGCGTGTTGTCGGAGAAGTTGCGTAGTTTCAGCATGCAGGACCTGACTCTGATCAACGATGGGGAGGAGCTGGGCCTGCGTTCCTCTGACCCGCGCATGAGGAGAGACGCCATGGACGACATGGTTACTGGAAGTAGCACGCTATCTAACACACTGCCCCGCGCCAAAGCCACACGCCAGA CTCGTTCCTCCATGGTTCCTCATCTTGACGAATCATCGCAGCACAGCTCGGACCAATCAGACACCAGGAGCATCACCACGGAGCATTCTGACGAGGACTACGTGGAGAAGGCCCCCGTGAAACGCACGGCCAGCGTCAGGGCAACCAAAAAACCTGCCGCTGCCAAGACCGAG actactactactactactactaccaagaCGGTGAAAAAGATGCCAAAGAAGAAGACTACCACTACAGCTATAGCCAGCAACAACGGCGAGTCACAATGA